The genomic interval TGACCCCTTCCTGCAGGTCTTTGAACTGCACCGTGCCACCAATTTCCGTCAGGATGGCGAAGGTGTAAGGGTCCCACTCGACCATTACCTGACCGAGCTGCACGTGATCGCCCTCTTTGACCTTTACCCGTGCGCCGTACACCACGGAGTAGCGTTCTTTCTCTCGGCCCTTCTCGTCCACGATCGCGATTGACCCGTTGCGATTCATCACCACCAGATCGCCGGCCTTGGACTGCACGGTCTGCAGATTGATGAATCGAACGCTACCACTGCTCTTTGCCTCAAGACGAGACTGCTCTGAGACTCGGGATGCAGTTCCGCCGATGTGGAAGGTACGCATGGTTAGCTGCGTGCCTGGTTCGCCGATTGACTGGGCTGCGATCACACCGACTGCCTCACCCAATTCGACCAGGCGCCCCGACGCCAGGTTGCGTCCATAGCACATGACGCAGACCCCGCGTTTGGACTCGCAAGTCAGCACCGACCGGATCTTCACCCTTTCGATACCGGCCGCCTGAATCGCCGCAGCCAGCTCTTCGGTGATGTCCTGGTTCACGTCTACGATGACGCTGCCCTCGTAGTCTTTGATCTTCTCCAACGAAACGCGACCCACAATGCGATCACGGAGCGGTTCGATGATGTCTCCTGCTTCTACGATCGAGGTCACATAAATGCCATCCACCGTGCCGCAATCGTATTCGCTGACAATCACGTCCTGCGCTACGTCAACCAACCGCCGTGTCAGGTAACCGGAATCAGCAGTCTTCAACGCTGTATCCGCCAGACCCTTACGTGCGCCGTGGGTAGAGATGAAGTACTCCAGCACGGTCAATCCTTCGCGGAAGTTGGCCGTAATCGGAGTCTCGATGATCTCGCCCGAAGGCTTGGCCATCAATCCGCGCATACCCGAAAGCTGGCGAATCTGCTGTTTCGATCCGCGGGCTCCGGAATCGGCCATGACGTAAATCGGGTTGAGGTCGCCTTCTTTATCGCGCTTTTGCATTTGTCCGAACATCTCATCCGCCACCTTTTCAGTAATGGCCGACCAGATTTCGATGACTTTGTTGTAGCGCTCACCGTTAGTGATGGCGCCGTCCAGATACTGCTGCTGAACGCTCACGCCTTGTTTTTCGGCGTCACGCACCAGCGTCTTCTTGTTGTCCGGGATCACCATGTCGTCAATGCCGATGGAGAGGCCGGCGCGAGTCGCATACTGGAACCCGAGCTGCTTAATCTCATCCAGCATCTTGACCGTGGTCTCCAGTCCAAACCGCAGATAGCAGTAGGTGACGAGTTGTCCCGTGCCCTTCTTCTTTAGGAGGCCATTCACGTAAGGCATGCCTTTGGGAAGATGGTCGTTGAGAATGGCACGGCCGACGGTCGTGTTGACGAATTGACGCTCATAGTTAACCGGCTCGGTATGGGTCACATCCTGATCGTCGTAAGCGCTGGTGAGGTCAATGACCTCGCCGCTGTGGCGCAGGCGGATGGGAGTGAGGGTTTCGACCTCACCCATTTCCAGCGCCAAAAGCACTTCTTCAATATTGGCGAAGGTGCGGCCCTCGCCCTTTGCACCGGGCTTCGACTTGGTCAGGTAATAGATTCCCAGCACCATGTCCTGAGTGGGAACGGTGATGGGCTGGCCGGATGCCGGCGAAAGAATGTTGTGCGACGCCAGCATCAAAACACTGGCTTCAATTTGTGCCTCGGGCGAAAGCGGAATGTGAACCGCCATCTGATCGCCGTCAAAGTCTGCGTTGAACGCAGTGCAGACCAAGGGATGGATCTTTATGGCTTTGCCTTCTACCAGCACCGGTTCAAACGCTTGAATACCCAGTCGGTGCAAGGTGGGAGCGCGGTTCAGCAACACGGGATGGTCTTTGATGACCTCTTCCAGGATGTCCCACACAATGGAATCCTGCTGCTCCACCATTTCCTTAGCTTGCTTGATGGTGGTGCAGTGGCCGGTCTGCTCCAGCCGGTGATAAATGAATGGCTTGAAGAGTTCCAGCGCCATCTTCTTGGGCAGTCCGCACTGATGCAGCTTCAGCTCGGGTCCGACCACGATGACCGAGCGGCCTGAATAATCCACACGTTTGCCGAGCAGGTT from Terriglobales bacterium carries:
- the rpoC gene encoding DNA-directed RNA polymerase subunit beta'; this translates as MYRSSPFDLASPIADFDAIRISVASPEKIRSWSHGEVTKPETINYRTFKPERDGLFCARIFGPVTDWECLCGKYKRMKHRGVICDKCGVEVTLSKVRRERLGHIELASPCSHVWFFKGLPSRIGHLLDISLRDLESVLYFEAYVVVDTGDAPVKDREIIKDEAKFRETDQQFRATGFKAMMGAEAIKELLKRVDVDDLSGELREKMKHETSMQKRLKYAKRLKVVEAFRKSGNKPQWMILDVIPVIPPELRPLVPLDGGRFATSDLNDLYRRVINRNNRLKKLMDLHAPEVIVRNEKRMLQEAVDALFDNGRRGRVLRGANNRPLKSLSDTLKGKQGRFRQNLLGKRVDYSGRSVIVVGPELKLHQCGLPKKMALELFKPFIYHRLEQTGHCTTIKQAKEMVEQQDSIVWDILEEVIKDHPVLLNRAPTLHRLGIQAFEPVLVEGKAIKIHPLVCTAFNADFDGDQMAVHIPLSPEAQIEASVLMLASHNILSPASGQPITVPTQDMVLGIYYLTKSKPGAKGEGRTFANIEEVLLALEMGEVETLTPIRLRHSGEVIDLTSAYDDQDVTHTEPVNYERQFVNTTVGRAILNDHLPKGMPYVNGLLKKKGTGQLVTYCYLRFGLETTVKMLDEIKQLGFQYATRAGLSIGIDDMVIPDNKKTLVRDAEKQGVSVQQQYLDGAITNGERYNKVIEIWSAITEKVADEMFGQMQKRDKEGDLNPIYVMADSGARGSKQQIRQLSGMRGLMAKPSGEIIETPITANFREGLTVLEYFISTHGARKGLADTALKTADSGYLTRRLVDVAQDVIVSEYDCGTVDGIYVTSIVEAGDIIEPLRDRIVGRVSLEKIKDYEGSVIVDVNQDITEELAAAIQAAGIERVKIRSVLTCESKRGVCVMCYGRNLASGRLVELGEAVGVIAAQSIGEPGTQLTMRTFHIGGTASRVSEQSRLEAKSSGSVRFINLQTVQSKAGDLVVMNRNGSIAIVDEKGREKERYSVVYGARVKVKEGDHVQLGQVMVEWDPYTFAILTEIGGTVQFKDLQEGVTLHEEVDEVTGLSRLVVTDSPDEKRQPAVVIKGKTTKRYLMPSRSHLMVQDGDTVYPGDVLAKIPRETTKTKDITGGLPRVVELFEARKPHETAVITEIDGVVRFGEISKGQRKVYVTADNGTEKEYSVPRGVHINVQEGERVRAGEPLMDGPLNPHDILAVLGEKELQAYLVNEIQEVYRLQGVNISDKHIEVIVRQMMRWRKVEDVGDTQFLLEQQVDRFRFQEENERTIVQGGKPATGRPLLLGITKASLSTESFISAASFQETTRVLTEASIQGAVDHLRGLKENVIVGRLIPAGTGMEYYRNVKLSPELEEAAQKVQEEVSAAYEEAERALELLRHEGETEELAAE